One Natrinema halophilum genomic window carries:
- a CDS encoding DNA double-strand break repair nuclease NurA translates to MPIDKRGVASELEANVDTIKTYLEDDTGIVERYQDAFQRLPDEWTSEEIRASLQDASYPGAYPTDDFDDVDSLIVPYPESDGWENHEEVNQWARDIIRDVPVMAVDGSQLPPTTQFNVPLAYVQAAWAVNHHHSEGRLDRGVEGRLLTPDEVTQESEDGDYRFVDSQLVGHHRFEHEGQLLIDQLSELADARDAGDIDNTPVVFYDGPLIASFANPLKPETRERYISTLSRVIAASQHHEIPLVGYVAGSSATELVKMTRLLLREEFGTDRVIPDAHVLTELMSPWGDTTIPFISKRDGSIDALQTTYNGQAYEFRDDILFSYLNVPPGAGLDRLEFPGWLCRSNGPDGYESMYEYTVDIVRAEAGIGRGYPEILQQADSDAVLDHQDRQQFQRVVQRWAESNDVPLEWDAKALSKELRRR, encoded by the coding sequence ATGCCGATCGATAAACGCGGTGTCGCGTCTGAATTGGAGGCGAACGTTGACACGATTAAGACGTATCTCGAAGACGATACGGGGATTGTAGAACGGTATCAAGACGCGTTTCAGCGGTTGCCCGACGAGTGGACAAGCGAGGAGATTCGAGCGTCGCTTCAGGACGCGTCATACCCGGGGGCGTATCCAACGGACGATTTTGATGACGTGGACAGTCTCATCGTCCCATACCCGGAGAGTGACGGGTGGGAAAATCACGAGGAGGTGAACCAGTGGGCGCGCGATATTATTCGTGACGTGCCGGTGATGGCTGTCGATGGGTCACAACTCCCGCCGACAACGCAATTCAACGTTCCGCTCGCGTACGTCCAAGCGGCATGGGCAGTCAACCATCATCACTCAGAAGGGAGGCTTGATCGCGGTGTTGAGGGGCGACTCCTGACGCCTGACGAGGTCACACAGGAATCAGAGGACGGGGACTACCGGTTTGTGGATTCCCAACTCGTGGGCCATCACCGGTTCGAACACGAAGGACAGCTACTTATCGACCAACTCTCGGAGTTAGCTGACGCGCGTGATGCAGGTGACATCGACAACACGCCGGTCGTGTTCTACGACGGGCCGTTGATCGCATCGTTTGCGAACCCGTTGAAGCCGGAAACCCGAGAGCGATACATCTCCACGCTGAGTCGAGTTATTGCAGCGAGTCAGCACCACGAAATCCCCCTGGTCGGGTACGTTGCAGGGTCGAGCGCGACTGAACTCGTGAAGATGACGCGACTCCTGTTACGCGAGGAATTCGGGACAGATCGCGTCATCCCAGATGCGCACGTCCTGACAGAGTTAATGAGCCCGTGGGGTGACACGACAATCCCGTTCATCTCGAAACGAGATGGGAGCATCGACGCGTTGCAGACAACGTACAACGGTCAAGCGTACGAATTCCGCGATGACATCTTGTTCTCGTACCTGAACGTGCCGCCGGGCGCTGGACTCGACCGACTCGAATTCCCCGGGTGGCTGTGCCGAAGTAACGGCCCCGACGGGTACGAGTCAATGTACGAGTACACCGTTGACATTGTCCGGGCAGAAGCAGGCATCGGACGTGGCTATCCCGAAATCCTCCAACAGGCCGACAGCGACGCTGTGTTAGACCATCAGGACCGGCAACAGTTCCAGCGCGTCGTTCAACGCTGGGCTGAATCGAACGACGTGCCGCTGGAATGGGACGCCAAAGCACTAAGCAAGGAACTTCGCCGACGATGA